In one Ananas comosus cultivar F153 linkage group 12, ASM154086v1, whole genome shotgun sequence genomic region, the following are encoded:
- the LOC109718859 gene encoding pentatricopeptide repeat-containing protein At5g50390, chloroplastic — translation MELYFTNLCNWSSEHATRFQVTSLSFSSSSAKKIEPFLGFDPFLLRKKLPFWGGVKCCSSSSSLERGLKPKPMPRIKPIVETPEPKSDFDDAHSGKTGSSSLCDQIEKWVFFGRYEEALELFEFLRCKSNIVVGSSTYDSLVNACIGLGSIRAAKMVFRHMLDTDFEFDQYMRNRILQMHLKCGMLVDARRLFDEMPERSAVSWTTMITGLIDAGSYEEAFELFLLTWQEQLDAGPRMFATVVRAAAGVGSVSAGRQLHTCVAKMGLYGNVFISCALIDMYSKCGCIEEAQWVFDEMPEKTVVGWNSIIAGYALHGYSERALELYYEMQSSNVKMDHFTYSIVVRICARLGSLEHAKQAHAGLVRNGFGFDVVANTALVDLYCKWGRMDDARNVFEKMPKKNVISWNALIGGYGNHGMGDEAIKIYERMVKEGMVPNHVTFLAVLHACSYSGLLEKGREIFELMGRDPKTKPRAMHYACIIDLLGREGLLDEAFSMIKNAPFRPTANMWAALLTACRIHKNSELGKFAAEKLFGMEPEKLNNYIVLLNIYSSSNRMEDAATVLETLKRKGLRLLPACSWIEVRKKPFGFLFGDKSHPQSVEIYRRLDELMEEIKQIGYVSDEKTLLPDVGENEQRLSKHHSEKLAIAFGLINTPASTPLQIAQGHRLCSDCHNVIKLATIVTKREIVVRDASRFHHFRHGTCSCGDYW, via the coding sequence ATGGAGCTCTACTTCACCAACCTCTGCAATTGGTCCTCGGAGCACGCCACTCGGTTCCAGGTAACTTCTCtgtccttttcttcttcttcggccAAAAAGATCGAACCTTTTCTGGGGTTCGATCCCTTCTTGTTGAGGAAAAAGCTTCCCTTTTGGGGTGGTGTCAAGtgttgctcctcctcctcctctttggAGCGAGGCCTCAAGCCGAAGCCCATGCCCAGAATCAAGCCAATTGTTGAAACCCCAGAGCcaaaatcggattttgatgATGCCCATTCGGGGAAAACGGGATCTTCGTCTCTCTGTGATCAGATTGAGAAGTGGGTCTTCTTCGGGAGGTACGAAGAAGCCCTCGAATTGTTCGAATTCTTGCGGTGTAAGAGTAATATAGTAGTTGGTTCCAGCACGTATGATTCGTTGGTGAATGCGTGCATCGGTTTGGGATCGATCCGAGCGGCGAAGATGGTGTTCCGCCACATGCTCGACACTGATTTTGAGTTCGATCAGTATATGCGGAATCGGATCCTGCAGATGCATTTGAAATGCGGCATGCTCGTCGACGCCCGCCGCTTGTTTGACGAAATGCCCGAGAGAAGCGCGGTGTCGTGGACCACCATGATCACGGGGCTCATCGACGCCGGCTCATACGAGGAGGCGTTCGAGCTCTTCCTGCTGACGTGGCAGGAGCAGCTGGATGCTGGGCCCCGCATGTTTGCCACTGTTGTTCGCGCAGCGGCGGGTGTAGGCTCTGTTTCTGCTGGCCGGCAGTTGCATACCTGTGTTGCGAAGATGGGTTTGTATGGAAATGTCTTTATATCTTGTGCTCTTATTGATATGTATAGTAAGTGTGGGTGCATTGAAGAGGCTCAGTGGGTGTTCGACGAGATGCCGGAAAAGACCGTCGTTGGATGGAACAGTATAATAGCAGGGTATGCCCTTCACGGATACAGTGAGAGAGCCTTAGAGTTGTACTATGAGATGCAGAGTTCTAATGTAAAGATGGATCACTTCACTTACTCGATTGTAGTTAGGATTTGTGCGCGATTAGGATCACTGGAACACGCAAAACAAGCTCATGCAGGTCTAGTCAGGAACGGTTTTGGGTTTGATGTTGTGGCTAACACCGCCCTTGTGGATTTGTATTGCAAGTGGGGTCGGATGGACGACGCGAGGAATGTGTTTGAGAAAATGCCTAAAAAGAATGTTATATCTTGGAATGCTCTAATTGGAGGGTATGGAAACCATGGAATGGGAGATGAGGCTATTAAGATATACGAGAGGATGGTCAAAGAGGGAATGGTTCCTAACCATGTGACCTTTCTTGCTGTTTTGCATGCATGTAGTTACTCTGGTTTGTTAGAGAAAGGGAGGGAGATTTTTGAACTGATGGGTCGAGATCCAAAAACAAAACCTAGGGCAATGCACTATGCATGTATAATCGATCTTTTGGGTCGAGAAGGGCTTTTGGATGAAGCTTTTTCGATGATAAAGAACGCTCCTTTTAGGCCCACTGCAAACATGTGGGCGGCATTGCTTACTGCTTGTAGGATTCACAAGAACTCCGAGCTCGGGAAATTCGCTGCTGAAAAGCTTTTCGGAATGGAACCcgagaaattaaataattatattgtgCTTCTAAATATTTACAGCAGTTCGAATAGGATGGAGGATGCAGCGACGGTGTTGGAAACCTTAAAAAGGAAGGGCTTGAGATTGCTTCCTGCTTGTAGTTGGATTGAGGTCAGGAAAAAACCTTTTGGCTTTCTCTTTGGGGATAAGTCTCACCCACAAAGTGTGGAAATATATAGGAGGTTAGATGAATTAATGGAAGAGATAAAACAAATTGGGTATGTTTCTGATGAAAAAACTTTGCTTCCTGATGTGGGCGAGAATGAACAGCGACTGTCAAAGCACCATAGTGAGAAGTTAGCGATTGCTTTTGGACTGATAAACACCCCTGCTTCCACACCCCTGCAAATTGCGCAGGGCCATCGATTATGTAGTGATTGCCATAATGTGATTAAGCTCGCCACAATTGTTACCAAAAGGGAGATTGTGGTTAGGGACGCAAGCCGATTTCACCACTTTAGACATGGGACTTGTTCCTGTGGGGATTATTGGTGA
- the LOC109718863 gene encoding uncharacterized protein LOC109718863, with amino-acid sequence MARMGGILICMLIVIMDAVAGVLGIEAQIAQDKGKHLRVLIFECKEPVHQAYKLGLAAAVLLAMAHALANLLGGCVCICSQVEFVRSSTNRQLAAMTLLLSWIALVIGFSMLMIGALGNSKSRASCGFSHRHVLSIGGIVCFIHGLLAVAYYVTATAAAWEEGKPQVTTRDGGIQAQP; translated from the exons ATGGCGAGAATGGGAGGTATTTTAATCTGCATGTTGATTGTGATCATGGATGCAGTTGCAGGTGTACTTGGTATTGAAGCCCAGATTGCGCAGGATAAG ggGAAGCACTTAAGGGTGTTGATCTTCGAGTGCAAAGAGCCGGTGCATCAAGCCTACAAGCTCGGGCTTGCGGCAGCGGTTCTCCTTGCCATGGCCCACGCATTGGCCAACCTGCTCGGCGGCTGCGTCTGTATCTGCTCCCAAGTTGAGTTCGTCCGTTCATCGACTAATAGGCAACTGGCTGCCATGACCCTCCTCCTCTCATG GATCGCTCTTGTGATCGGGTTCTCAATGTTGATGATCGGGGCACTGGGTAATTCAAAATCGAGAGCTTCATGCGGTTTCTCGCATCGCCATGTGTTGTCGATCGGAGGGATAGTGTGCTTCATCCATGGCCTGCTCGCTGTTGCTTACTAcgtcaccgccaccgccgctgcgTGGGAGGAAGGTAAGCCGCAGGTGACGACAAGGGATGGCGGAATTCAAGCTCAACCTTGA
- the LOC109718225 gene encoding cyclin-U1-1-like → MEPLSSSSEAVEVAMLRHAVERLVARNDRVWSSDDGALAGEEKGMAAFRGVRVPRMGVGEYVERIGRYAGAAMSPSCFVVAFVLLDRAAHRRPAHPVGSRTIHRLLLTSLLLASKLLDDAHHNNAFFARVGGVSNAELNWLELELLFLLDFELTVTPRVYESYYFHLHKEMLASGTYKQRITRSPTTGNGTIDEDGNFETNKQKITRSPMTNGVIDEDGDFESVADGRPRRWSLSPPRRSIDCC, encoded by the exons ATGGAGCCATTGTCGTCGTCAtcggaggcggtggaggtggCGATGCTGCGGCACGCGGTGGAGCGGCTGGTGGCGCGCAACGACCGTGTCTGGTCGTCGGACGACGGGGCGTTGGCGGGGGAGGAGAAGGGAATGGCGGCGTTCCGGGGGGTGAGGGTGCCGAGGATGGGGGTGGGGGAGTACGTGGAGAGGATCGGGCGGTATGCGGGCGCGGCGATGAGCCCCTCGTGCTTCGTCGTGGCCTTCGTCCTCCTCGACCGCGCCGCCCACCGCCGCCCCGCCCACCCCGTCGGATCCCGCACGATCCACCGCCTCCTCCtcacctccctcctcctcgcctCCAAGCTCCTCGACGACGC gCACCATAACAATGCGTTCTTCGCCCGGGTCGGCGGCGTGAGCAATGCCGAGCTCAACTGGCTAGAGCTTGAGCTGCTCTTCTTGCTCGATTTCGAGCTCACGGTCACGCCGCGCGTCTACGAGAGCTACTACTTCCACCTGCACAAGGAGATGCTCGCGTCCGGAACCTACAAGCAGAGGATCACAAGATCTCCGACGACAGGGAATGGTACCATCGACGAGGACGGTAATTTCGAAACCAACAAGCAGAAGATCACAAGATCTCCAATGACGAATGGTGTGATCGACGAGGACGGTGATTTCGAATCAGTGGCGGACGGACGGCCTCGACGGTGGTCGCTATCACCGCCCCGCCGCTCCATCGACTGTTGCTGA
- the LOC109718855 gene encoding uncharacterized protein LOC109718855, translating into MAHHPLRFSSLLRPLLLLSAALSLLLLLLLLLRSPSSPSTTTTSFAAAPPSTPETTKTSPRHLLFGIASSSRSFSRRREILRLWWRPGAARGVVFLDSPLPSSDDGDDRALPPTRVSADASRFPYSFRGGLRSAIRVARIVKELVDDPPGSSSSSDDDHGDVRWVVLGDDDTVFVLENLVDILAKYDWREWYYVGGRSEMADQNAKHSFGMAFGGGGIAISYPLARVLARVLDSCLMRYPHLYGSDARIYACLAELGVELSYEPGFHQIDLHGDISGLLTAHPLSPLISLHHFDRVAPLFPGMNHTMALKHFFKAVEVDPRGILQQTVCYDRLRSRTVSVSWGYAVQVFEGNQLLPDVLSVQKTFFPWKRGRNASSYGVYMFNTREYPRDQCQRPTIFFLKNMLVEKDRIQSNYSRHLSGKCLLSPNSARNLRIVTVNSQRLIRTIGKAPRRRCCNVLRSSSDIFMNIEIRKCKDDELIAMRP; encoded by the exons ATGGCGCACCACCCCCTCCgcttctcctccctcctccgccccctcctcctcctctccgccgcgctctcactcctcctcctcctcctcctcctcctccgctccccCTCTTCCCCCTCCACCACAACCACCAGCTTCGCCGCCGCTCCACCGTCGACGCCGGAGACGACGAAGACCTCGCCGCGGCACCTCCTTTTCGGGATCGCATCCTCCTCCCGCTCCTTTTCCCGCCGCAGGGAGATCCTCCGCCTCTGGTGGCGCCCCGGGGCCGCCCGCGGCGTCGTCTTCCTCGACTCCCCGCTCCCCAGCTCCGACGATGGCGACGACCGCGCCCTCCCCCCCACCCGCGTCTCCGCCGACGCCTCCCGCTTCCCCTACTCCTTCCGCGGCGGCCTCCGCTCCGCCATCCGGGTCGCCCGCATCGTCAAGGAGCTCGTCGACGACCCCCCCggctcgtcgtcctcctccgacgacgacCATGGCGACGTGCGGTGGGTCGTGCTCGGGGACGACGACACCGTGTTCGTCCTCGAGAACCTGGTAGATATCCTAGCGAAGTATGATTGGCGGGAGTGGTACTACGTCGGGGGGAGGTCGGAGATGGCTGATCAGAACGCGAAGCACTCGTTCGGCATGGCGTTCGGGGGCGGGGGGATCGCGATCAGCTACCCCCTCGCTAGGGTTTtggctagggttttggattcATGCTTGATGAGGTACCCCCATCTCTACGGGAGCGACGCGAGGATCTATGCTTGCTTGGCCGAGCTTGGGGTGGAGCTCTCCTACGAGCCCGGGTTCCATcag ATTGACCTTCACGGAGACATTTCTGGGCTGTTGACTGCACACCCGCTAAGCCCTTTAATATCGCTCCATCATTTCGATAGAGTTGCTCCACTGTTCCCCGGCATGAACCACACAATGGCCTTGAAGCACTTCTTCAAAGCAGTTGAAGTCGACCCACGGGGGATTCTACAGCAAACTGTTTGTTACGACCGATTGCGATCGCGCACAGTTTCAGTTTCTTGGGGTTATGCAGTTCAAGTATTTGAAGGCAACCAGTTGCTTCCTGATGTCCTCTCTGTACAGAAGACATTTTTCCCATGGAAAAGAGGTCGCAATGCTTCTTCTTATGGTGTTTATATGTTTAACACCAGGGAGTATCCAAGAGACCAGTGTCAACGACCCacaattttctttctaaaaaatatGTTGGTCGAGAAGGATAGAATTCAAAGCAATTATAGTAGGCATTTATCTGGAAAGTGCTTGCTAAGCCCCAACTCAGCAAGGAATCTACGGATTGTCACAGTGAACTCCCAGAGACTTATTCGGACAATAGGGAAG GCTCCGAGGCGACGTTGCTGCAACGTATTGCGTTCTTCCTCTGATATTTTCATGAACATAGAGATCAGGAAATGTAAAGATGATGAGTTGATCGCCATGCGACCATAG
- the LOC109718856 gene encoding uclacyanin 1-like yields the protein MARMANAFLALMTMAAIVEVGICADHIIGAPGGSWDLQTNFSKWASSQKFLAGDNLIFVYGSTHSVLEVTKGDYDTCTTTNPLSSDNSGNTSIALTASGTRYFICGTPMHCSSGMKIAIRISSPSSPPPVLSPPAPTSPSSVSSPPPVASPPPPQKSAASAYDLRVQIAVAFGLGLAVLMLVAL from the exons ATGGCGAGAATGGCAAATGCTTTCCTTGCTTTGATGACGATGGCCGCAATCGTCGAGGTAGGAATCTGCGCTGATCACATCATCGGAGCACCGGGCGGCTCATGGGATCTTCAGACCAATTTCTCAAAATGGGCTTCCTCTCAAAAATTCCTCGCTGGCGATAACCTCA TATTTGTGTATGGGTCAACTCATAGTGTTCTTGAGGTAACAAAGGGAGACTATGACACATGCACAACCACCAATCCATTATCTTCAGACAACAGTGGCAACACGAGTATCGCGCTGACGGCTTCGGGCACCCGGTACTTCATCTGTGGGACACCCATGCACTGCTCCAGCGGCATGAAGATCGCGATTCGCATCTCGTCTCCGAGCTCGCCGCCCCCCGTGCTTTCTCCCCCTGCCCCCACGTCGCCCTCTTCGGTCTCATCTCCGCCCCCCGtggcctctcctcctcccccgcaGAAATCTGCGGCCTCCGCTTACGATCTTCGCGTGCAAATTGCCGTTGCATTCGGGCTCGGTCTCGCAGTTCTGATGCTTGTGGCCCTCTGA